GCTACGCAGCAGCCTATGCGGCCCAGCCGAACATGGTGTCGAACGGCTGGACCTATAAAACCTTCGGCTGTTATTGATCCTGCCTTACTTGATCTCAGGCAGCGGCGAGGCGCGCTTTTCATCGAGATAATGCGCGCTGACCACCTTCAGATTGTCATCGAGTTCGATCATCAGCGGATTGCCGGTGGGAATCTCGACCTGCGTGATCTCGTCATCCGCCACATTGAACAGCAGCTTGACCAGGGCCCGCAGCGAATTGCCGTGGGCTGAGATGATCACATCCCCATGCTTCAGCTTTGGCGCGATATCGCTTTCCCAATATGGGGCCACGCGATCGAGCGTCGTTTTCAGGGATTCAGTGGCGGGTGTTTCGATCCCCTTGTACCGTTCGTCGACAAGTGACGGATATTTCGCCGCGTCCTCAATTGGCGGTGGCGGCACGTCGTAGCTGCGGCGCCAGATATGGACCTGCTCGTCGCCATGTTTCTCCGCTGTCTCCGCCTTGTCGAGGCCCGTCAGGCCGCCATAGTGACGCTCGTTCAGGCGCCAGTCCTTGGTGACCGGTAGCCAAAGCATCCCCATACCTTCGAGTGCGTAGTTCAGTGTGCGGATGGCCCGTGTCTGAACGGAGGTGAAGGCATAGGCCGGTTTGAAGCCGGCTTCCTTCAGCAGCTTACCGCCGCGGATCGCCTCCTCTTCACCCGTCGGGGTGAGGTCGACATCGACCCAGCCGGTGAAGCGGTTCTGAAGGTTCCATTCACTCTGACCGTGACGTGTGAGACAAAGGCGGGGCATGACATTCTCCTGAACGTTGTGTGTCCGCACCGGTTACCGGGTTTGCGGACCAA
This genomic stretch from Parvularcula sp. LCG005 harbors:
- the gpmA gene encoding 2,3-diphosphoglycerate-dependent phosphoglycerate mutase codes for the protein MPRLCLTRHGQSEWNLQNRFTGWVDVDLTPTGEEEAIRGGKLLKEAGFKPAYAFTSVQTRAIRTLNYALEGMGMLWLPVTKDWRLNERHYGGLTGLDKAETAEKHGDEQVHIWRRSYDVPPPPIEDAAKYPSLVDERYKGIETPATESLKTTLDRVAPYWESDIAPKLKHGDVIISAHGNSLRALVKLLFNVADDEITQVEIPTGNPLMIELDDNLKVVSAHYLDEKRASPLPEIK